Genomic segment of Agrobacterium larrymoorei:
GTTGCGGCAGCGACATCTCTCATCGTGCCCAGATAGGCCTTGTCGACGCTCGCCTGCTGCGCAACGAGGTCGGCAATCGATCCCGCTGCCCGCGTGGCACGCTTGTAGACGCTGAAGCCCACCGTCAGTTCGAAAGAGGTTATGTAGAGCGACAAAAGGATCGGAAAGATGATCGCAAATTCAATCGCGCCCACACCCCTGCGATCCCGGGCGAAGCGGCGCAGCAGGCCCCCTGCCCCGTTCCATGACACTTTAGGCTTCACCGTCATCCTCTTCCTCATTGATAGGCCTCGTTGCGGTAGGCGTCGGTTGCAACGATGAGGAAATGGGACGGCATACTACCATCCGCAGGACGGATTTTCGTCAAATAGGGCCGGACGAGATCGGTGATGACCTGCCAGCGATAATAGACGCGGAGCATATTGATCGTGCTTGGGCCGCCGGGCGTGAAGCCGAAGGTGGAGGTGTTCAGGTCGTAATATTCGCCGATTGGGATCAGCGGTATCGTCGTCGGGATCGCCGCGAAGGTGTCGAACTTGCGCAGATCGATATAAAGCTTGGTTGGCTTCTTGATCTCGTCTTCCGTGCAGGTGATCATGATGGAGACTTCGGCGCAGAAGCTTTTTCGGAAGTCTTCCGGCGTTACAGTGCTGGCAATCTGTCCGGTGCGCAATTTGCGCGCCATCGTATCGGTGGCATTCGTCACCAGCTGTTCGCCGAGAAGGGCTATGAATGTTTCGATGATGGCGAAGACGACGAGAAAATAGGGAATGGCCAGCAGCGCGAATTCGATTGCGGCCGTGCCGTCGCGCGAACGCAGCAGTTTGCCGGGCAATGCTTTTCTCAAAAACGGCAGTCGCATGGCGCTTTTTCTATCTTCATGATGGGAAGCATTGAGCCCGAAAGCGTAACGGCAACGATTATTATGGTGGCTTTCTTTATATTTCCTTGCTGCAACATGTTGCATTAGGAGGATCGTGCCATTATCGCTCGAATGCGACGGACATCATACGAATGACCGTAGAAATAATATAAATATTGCCATAGATGCATCTTTGCTGGATATTCGTGTACAGTGATTGCAACCCTATTGATCTCATTCGCTCAATTTCGCCGGGAGTAATTTTTTGACCAATGTAAACGATACCGCCGAAGGCAATGTGAAAGAGAGCCCTGTCGGCTCCCGCTCAGGTGTTTCATTGGTAACCCAGACGGCGGATGCCCTGCGGCAATCCATTCTTGCCGGCCAGTACAAGCCAGGGGACAAGCTGCCGAGCGAGGCCGGGCTGACGGACCTCTACAAGGTCAGCCGAACCGTGGTGCGCGAGGCGATTGCAGCGCTGCGGGCAGACAAGCTGGTCGAGGCGCGTCATGGGGCGGGCATTTTCGTGCTGGCGCTGCCTACGCAACAGCCGCAGCCTTTTCAGGATGTCGATCACGACCGCATTTCCTCCATCATCGAATTGCTGGAACTGCGTGCCGCAGTCGAGACGGAAGCTGCGGAGCTTGCCGCCGTGCGCCGCTCGCCCGCGCAGGAAGAGGCCATCATGCGCCGGCTGGCCGCCGTTCAGGATTGCATCCAGAACGGTAAGCCGACTGCCGAAGCTGATTTCCAGCTGCATCTCTCCATAGCCGACGCCACCAACAATCCGCGTTTCCGCGAATTTCTGGAGGTCATGGGGCAGAATGTCATTCCGCGCGCGGCACTGCGCGCAACTCAAACCGAGACGACTGCGGCTTCCTATCTCCAGCAGCTTCAGGATGAGCATGATCGCATCGTTCGCGCCATTTCCGATGGAGATGCCGCGGCAGCGCGGGAAGCCATGCGCCAGCACCTGAAGGGCAGCCAGCAGAGATACCGCGCCATGCTGCGCCGCGGCTGACCGTCATTCCCATCATCTGGCACCCATAGCGGCGCCCAAGAACGCGCTGAGGAGGCGCGTTCGATCAGGCCTTCGTAACGATGGAGGCAACCGGAGAAGGCTCATGACCATCAACAGAACATTCGAAGGCAGACAGCCGAAATTCACGCTGCCAAAAGGTGCCATCGACACCCAGATGCATATGTATCTGCCGGGCTTTCCGGGACAGGCAGGCGGACCGCCCGTGCCCGAGGGTACGCCTGGCCCTGACGAATATCGACGTCTGATGAAATGGCTCGGCATAGAGCGCGTCGTCATCACGCAGGGCAACGCCCATCAGCGCGACAACGGCAACCTCATTGCCTGCCTGCGCGAAATGGGCTCCGTTGCCAAGGGTGTTGCCGTCGTGACGCGCGATACGCCTCTGGATGAGATACAGGAACTGATCGATGTCGGCGTCGTCGGCGCGCGGATCATGGATCTTCCAGGTGGTGCCGTTAATCTCAGCCACCTGGAAGAGGTGGACAGCCTTTCGCAAGAGCTTGGCTGGAGCGTGGCCGTTCAGTTCGATGGCTCGCATATTCTCAATCACGAGGCCCGGCTCTCGGCGATAAAGAGCCGCTGGATCTTCGACCATCACGGCAAGTTCTTTGCCGGTGTTACGCCGGATAGCCCGCAGATCGGCGCGCTGAAGCGCCTGATAGACAAGGGCAATTGCTGGTTCAAATTTGCAGGCTGCTACGAGTCCAGCCGGTCCGGCGGGCCGGAATTCGAGGATATCGCCGCGATTGCGCGGGTCATTGGGGAATACGCGCCAGAACGGATCATCTGGGGCACCAACTGGCCGCACAACAACGCCAAGACGACGGAAGACTATCCTGACGATGCCGATCTTCTCGACACCGTTCTGTCCTGGCTGCCGTCCGATGCGGCGCGCAGACAGGCTCTCGTCACCAATCCCGAAAAACTCTTCGGCTTCGATCCGGTATGATTGAAACGAAAAAAGCCCGGCAGTGCCGGGCTTTTTGAATATGCAGCGAGGCCGATTACTCGGCGTCGGCCTTGTAAAGCTCTTCCAGCGTCGGGATCGACGTGATGTTGAAGCCGCAATCGACGTAGTGGCACTCGCCCGTCACGCCTCTGGAGAGGTTCGACAGGAGGTAAAGCGCCGATCCGCCGATATCGTCGATATCCGCCGTGCGGCGAAGCGGAGAGTTCTTCTGGTTCCAGGCAAAGATCGCGCGGGCATCGGAAATACCGGCGCCTGCAAGCGTGCGGACAGGGCCTGCCGAGATGGCGTTGACGCGAATGCCCTTCGGGCCGTAATCCGCAGCGAGATAGCGCACGGAGGCTTCCAGAGCAGCCTTGGCCACACCCATTACGTTGTAGTTCGGGATGACGCGCTGGGAACCATTATAGGTCAGCGTCAGCATGGAGCCGCCATCCGTCATCATGCTTGCGGCGCGCTTTGCAATCTCGGTGAAGGAGAAGCAGGAGATCACCATGGTACGGCTGAAGTTTTCACGCGTCGTATCGGCGTAAAGGCCTTTCAGCTCGTTCTTGTCGGAGAAGCCGATGGCGTGAACGACGAAGTCGATCGAGCCCCAGCGCTCACGCAGGGTTTCGAACAGGGCGTCGACGGACGCAATGTCCTCGACATCGCAAGGCACGATGAAATCCGAACCGACTTCGGCTGCCAGCGGCTTGACGCGCTTGCCCAGCGCTTCGCCCTGATAGGTGAAGGCGAGTTCCGCGCCCTGTGCGGCCAGCGCCTTGGAAATGCCCCAGGCGATAGAGTGATTGTTTGCGACGCCCATGATGAGGCCGCGTTTACCCTGCATGATGCCGTTCATGGGCAATTATCCGTTATAGCGCTGGAAGACGAGCGTAGCGTTGGTGCCGCCGAAGCCGAACGAGTTGGAAAGAATGGTGTCGATCTTGGCGTTGTCGATGCGTTTGCGAACGATGTTCACGCCTTCGAATTCCGGATCGAGCGTTTCGATATGCGCGCTTTCGCCGATGAAGCGTTCCTGCATCATCAACAGGCCGTAAATCGATTCCTGCACACCGGCTGCGCCGAGCGAGTGGCCCGTCAGCGACTTGGTGGACTGGATGTGCGGCGTATTCGCACCGAAAACTTCGCGGATCGCGCCGATTTCCTTGCTGTCGCCGACCGGCGTGGAGGTGCCGTGGGTATTGACGTAGTCGATCTCGCCCTTAACGGTGGAGAGCGCCTGACGCATGCAGCGGATCGCGCCTTCGCCGGATGGGGCGACCATGTCGTAGCCATCGGACGTTGCGCCGTAACCGACGATTTCGGCGTAGATTTTCGCGCCGCGTGCCTTGGCATGCTCCAGTTCTTCCAGAACCAGGACGCCTGCACCACCGGCGATAACAAAGCCATCGCGGTTGACGTCATAGGCGCGGGACGCGACGGATGGCGTTTCATTATACTTGGAAGACATGGCGCCCATGGCGTCGAACAGGTTCGACATGGACCAGTCGAGATCTTCGTGACCGCCAGCGAACATGATGTCCTGCTTGCCCCACTGGATCATTTCCGCAGCATTGCCGATGCAGTGCGCAGAGGTAGAGCAGGCGGACGAGATGGAGTAGTTGACGCCGTGGATCTTGAACCAGGTGGCAAGCGTGGCGGATGCGGTGGAGGACATCGCCTTCGGCACGGCAAACGGGCCGATGCGCTTCGGGCTGTTGTTCTTCAGCGTGATGTCGGAGGCTTCGACGATGGTACGGGTGGACGGACCGCCCGAGCCCATGATGATGCCGGTGCGCTCATTGCCGCTAATATCGCCTTCTTCCAGACCGGAATCCGCGATTGCCTGCTTCATGGCAACGTGGTTCCACGCGCCGCCCTGGCTTAAGAAACGCATGGCGCGACGGTCGACCAGTTCGGTCGGGTCGAGCGAAGGCTTGCCCCAAACCTGGCACTTGAAGCCATGTTCGGCGAAATCCGGGGAGAATGAAATGCCGGACTTTGCGTCTCTCAGGGAAGCGGTGACTTCGCCAGCATCGCTGCCGATCGATGAAACGATACCGAGGCCGGTGACTACAACTCTTCTCATGAAGTTGACCTTTTCTTTGCTTGCCGCTGAACGGAAAAACCGTCCTGCCTTCAATCAGGCTTCAGCGGCCTTTTCCTTCGACAGACCGACGCGCAGGTCCGTCGCCTGATAAATGGTTTCGCCATCGGCCTTCAGCCAGCCATCTGCTGTGCCGAGAACGAGACGGCCGCGCATGACGCGCTTGAAATCGATACCGTATTGCAGAAGCTTCGTCTCCGGGCGAACCATGCCCTTGAACTTCACTTCGCCAGTGGAAAGGGCCATGCCACGACCGGGCTCACCCAGCCAGCCGAGGAAGAAGCCCGTCAGCTGCCACATGCCATCGAGACCGAGGCAGCCAGGCATGATAGGGTTACCCTGGAAGTGGCAGGGGAAGTACCAGTCGTCCGGCTTCACATCATATTCAGCGCGGATGAAGCCCTTGTCGAACTCGCCGCCGGTTTCGGAAATTTCGGTGATGCGATGGACCATCAGCATAGGAGGCAGAGGAAGCTGTGCATTGCCCGGGCCGAACAGTTCGCCACGACCGCATGCCAGAATTTCCTCGTAATTGTAGCTCGATTGCCTCGTTGCCATAGTGCTTCCGTTTCCCGTCTATTCGTGTTTGTCGACTTCTGTAGAGCAAGTTAGGCTCAAAATGAAGCGCCGCAAGGGCAGCATTCGACTTCGAGCCTCCGCCCACCGCCGAAGTCCCGTCCTTAACATGGCGCCCGCATACAGTAAGCGTAAGGATGGAACCAGAGGAAATTTGCAAAAACCCCTGTTTTGCAGCCAATTGGCAAGCAATGGCACCCCGAGAACTATTGAAAGACCCGTCCTTAAAAGATATATGCATCCTCAACAGCTATTTTTTATAACAGTTCTCAGGAACCGCGCCCGATGGCATTTGACGCCACTTTGGACATTGGAACAAGGCTTCGCCGCTTCGGTTTGCGCCCTACGCGCCAACGTATTGCGCTGGGCGACCTGTTGTTTGCCAAGGGCGACCGCCATCTGACGGTTGAAGAACTGCACGATGAAGCCGTGACTGCCGGTGTGCCGGTGTCGCTGGCGACGGTCTATAATACGCTGCACCAGTTTACCGAAGCGGGCTTGATCCGCGTTCTGGCCGTCGAGGGTGCCAAGACCTATTTCGACACCAATGTCTCCGACCACCATCACTTTTTCGTGGAAGGTGAGAACGAGGTTCTGGATATTCCGCTGAACAATCTGGAAATCGGCAATCTGCCGGAGCCCCCCGAAGGCATGGAAATTGCCCATGTCGACGTGGTGATCCGCCTGCGCCGAAAGCGCCGCTGATTAAAAAACGCCAGAACATGCAAAGGCACCGTGAGGTGCCTTTTTTGTTGGTGTTCACATGACGTCTTCCGGCGGCCTGCCGGGACGGGCGCGGTAGGGTGGAAACGTCCAGCCGAAGATCAGCGCGCCGCTTCTGATGCCGAATGCCGTCAGCACACCAGCGCCGGATGCGATGAAGAGTGGCGCTCCGATGAAATGGACGCCGGTAAAGACGCAGGCGCCTGCCAGCGCGCAGCTGATATAGACTTCAGGTCGCAGAAGAACCGATGGCTCTCCAGCCAGAATGTCACGCAGCACGCCGCCGAATGTTGCCGTCAATGTTCCAGTAACGATGGCAACGGTTGGCGAACCTGTTGCCGCGAGGCCTTTAGCGGCACCCATGACGCTATAGGCAGCAAGACCGATGGCATCGAGCCAGATGAGCAGCCGATATCGGGATTCTAGCAGATGCGCGGTGAAATAGACGAGAATGGCAATACCGACGCAGACGAGAATGTAAGTGGGGTTCACCACCCAAAAGACCGGTGAGCGGCCTAAAACCAGATCGCGCAGCGTACCGCCACCGATACCGGTTACGGCTGCGAAGAACAGAAAGCCGATGAAATCGAGCTGCTTGCGAGACGCGGCAAGCGCACCCGTTGCGGCAAAGACCGCAACGCCCGCATAATCGAGAAAAGCCAGAAGTGTCATTTGTGCGCTCCCCTCAAATTTCG
This window contains:
- the fabB gene encoding beta-ketoacyl-ACP synthase I: MRRVVVTGLGIVSSIGSDAGEVTASLRDAKSGISFSPDFAEHGFKCQVWGKPSLDPTELVDRRAMRFLSQGGAWNHVAMKQAIADSGLEEGDISGNERTGIIMGSGGPSTRTIVEASDITLKNNSPKRIGPFAVPKAMSSTASATLATWFKIHGVNYSISSACSTSAHCIGNAAEMIQWGKQDIMFAGGHEDLDWSMSNLFDAMGAMSSKYNETPSVASRAYDVNRDGFVIAGGAGVLVLEELEHAKARGAKIYAEIVGYGATSDGYDMVAPSGEGAIRCMRQALSTVKGEIDYVNTHGTSTPVGDSKEIGAIREVFGANTPHIQSTKSLTGHSLGAAGVQESIYGLLMMQERFIGESAHIETLDPEFEGVNIVRKRIDNAKIDTILSNSFGFGGTNATLVFQRYNG
- the fabI gene encoding enoyl-ACP reductase FabI, with translation MNGIMQGKRGLIMGVANNHSIAWGISKALAAQGAELAFTYQGEALGKRVKPLAAEVGSDFIVPCDVEDIASVDALFETLRERWGSIDFVVHAIGFSDKNELKGLYADTTRENFSRTMVISCFSFTEIAKRAASMMTDGGSMLTLTYNGSQRVIPNYNVMGVAKAALEASVRYLAADYGPKGIRVNAISAGPVRTLAGAGISDARAIFAWNQKNSPLRRTADIDDIGGSALYLLSNLSRGVTGECHYVDCGFNITSIPTLEELYKADAE
- the fabA gene encoding 3-hydroxyacyl-[acyl-carrier-protein] dehydratase FabA; translated protein: MATRQSSYNYEEILACGRGELFGPGNAQLPLPPMLMVHRITEISETGGEFDKGFIRAEYDVKPDDWYFPCHFQGNPIMPGCLGLDGMWQLTGFFLGWLGEPGRGMALSTGEVKFKGMVRPETKLLQYGIDFKRVMRGRLVLGTADGWLKADGETIYQATDLRVGLSKEKAAEA
- a CDS encoding trimeric intracellular cation channel family protein, yielding MTLLAFLDYAGVAVFAATGALAASRKQLDFIGFLFFAAVTGIGGGTLRDLVLGRSPVFWVVNPTYILVCVGIAILVYFTAHLLESRYRLLIWLDAIGLAAYSVMGAAKGLAATGSPTVAIVTGTLTATFGGVLRDILAGEPSVLLRPEVYISCALAGACVFTGVHFIGAPLFIASGAGVLTAFGIRSGALIFGWTFPPYRARPGRPPEDVM
- a CDS encoding TadE/TadG family type IV pilus assembly protein, which produces MRLPFLRKALPGKLLRSRDGTAAIEFALLAIPYFLVVFAIIETFIALLGEQLVTNATDTMARKLRTGQIASTVTPEDFRKSFCAEVSIMITCTEDEIKKPTKLYIDLRKFDTFAAIPTTIPLIPIGEYYDLNTSTFGFTPGGPSTINMLRVYYRWQVITDLVRPYLTKIRPADGSMPSHFLIVATDAYRNEAYQ
- a CDS encoding FadR/GntR family transcriptional regulator codes for the protein MTNVNDTAEGNVKESPVGSRSGVSLVTQTADALRQSILAGQYKPGDKLPSEAGLTDLYKVSRTVVREAIAALRADKLVEARHGAGIFVLALPTQQPQPFQDVDHDRISSIIELLELRAAVETEAAELAAVRRSPAQEEAIMRRLAAVQDCIQNGKPTAEADFQLHLSIADATNNPRFREFLEVMGQNVIPRAALRATQTETTAASYLQQLQDEHDRIVRAISDGDAAAAREAMRQHLKGSQQRYRAMLRRG
- a CDS encoding amidohydrolase family protein; the protein is MTINRTFEGRQPKFTLPKGAIDTQMHMYLPGFPGQAGGPPVPEGTPGPDEYRRLMKWLGIERVVITQGNAHQRDNGNLIACLREMGSVAKGVAVVTRDTPLDEIQELIDVGVVGARIMDLPGGAVNLSHLEEVDSLSQELGWSVAVQFDGSHILNHEARLSAIKSRWIFDHHGKFFAGVTPDSPQIGALKRLIDKGNCWFKFAGCYESSRSGGPEFEDIAAIARVIGEYAPERIIWGTNWPHNNAKTTEDYPDDADLLDTVLSWLPSDAARRQALVTNPEKLFGFDPV
- the irrA gene encoding iron response transcriptional regulator IrrA; this encodes MAFDATLDIGTRLRRFGLRPTRQRIALGDLLFAKGDRHLTVEELHDEAVTAGVPVSLATVYNTLHQFTEAGLIRVLAVEGAKTYFDTNVSDHHHFFVEGENEVLDIPLNNLEIGNLPEPPEGMEIAHVDVVIRLRRKRR